One window of the Dethiosulfovibrio russensis genome contains the following:
- the codY gene encoding GTP-sensing pleiotropic transcriptional regulator CodY gives MEKVNDNIVSNSEEMQDLLEKTRLVGRALQSRREGTKPDYSKLARLLGEFSTANVYILSRDGQILGHSWVSEYHSEAIASFLETGYMPESFIERLNQQRESLMSKSDAYMFDDPEEKTSEPEKDALFVPIYGAAERLGTLMLVRFAETFRTKDFVLAEYLATLVGIEILHERTKIIEERARERLVVQMAMRALSYSEVESIKHIIKELNAFEGVVIASKVADRVGVTRSVIVNALRKLESAGIIESRSLGMKGTFIKILSPLFIEELGMEIGV, from the coding sequence ATGGAAAAGGTAAACGATAACATAGTCTCCAACTCCGAAGAGATGCAGGATCTGCTCGAAAAGACCAGATTGGTCGGAAGGGCTCTTCAGAGTCGCAGAGAGGGAACCAAGCCGGACTACAGCAAGTTGGCCAGGCTTTTAGGGGAGTTCTCCACAGCGAACGTCTACATCCTGAGTCGAGATGGGCAGATACTGGGCCATTCCTGGGTAAGTGAGTATCACTCCGAGGCCATAGCGTCCTTCCTGGAGACCGGCTACATGCCGGAGAGCTTCATCGAGAGGCTCAACCAGCAGAGGGAAAGCCTCATGAGCAAGTCCGATGCCTATATGTTCGACGACCCAGAGGAGAAGACCTCCGAGCCGGAGAAGGACGCTCTCTTCGTTCCCATATACGGTGCGGCCGAGAGACTGGGAACCCTGATGCTGGTCCGCTTTGCCGAGACCTTCAGGACCAAGGACTTCGTTCTGGCCGAATACCTCGCCACTCTGGTCGGCATAGAGATCCTTCACGAGAGGACCAAGATAATCGAGGAGCGTGCCAGGGAGCGACTGGTCGTACAGATGGCCATGAGGGCTCTCTCCTATTCCGAGGTGGAGTCGATAAAACACATAATCAAGGAGCTCAACGCCTTCGAGGGAGTCGTAATAGCCAGCAAGGTGGCGGACAGAGTCGGAGTTACCAGAAGTGTCATAGTAAACGCCCTGCGAAAACTCGAAAGTGCCGGTATAATAGAGAGCAGGAGCCTTGGCATGAAAGGCACATTCATCAAGATATTGAGCCCCCTCTTCATCGAGGAGCTCGGTATGGAAATCGGAGTGTAA
- the hslU gene encoding ATP-dependent protease ATPase subunit HslU: protein MFVEDGSTLVPSAIVSYLDRYIVGQDKAKRAVAIALRNRFRRRMLDPELAKEVAPKNILMVGPTGVGKTEIARRLAELVNAPFVKVEATKFTEVGYVGRDVESMVRDLVETAIQMVKKRMLEDVQTPAMEKARDRVVDFLVPGKKSRSGGMPTFMSVIKGMSGEDDSQEEEQETPEEDRMRQSTRSKLLDLLVQGKLDDREVEIEIQESAQMGIPIMGGAGMDEMGINLGEMLGGLMPKKKKRKTMKVKDALRVLQNEEAEKLIDVEAATRMGMEKAQEEGIIFVDEIDKIVSRGSGGGGHDVSRDGVQRDLLPVVEGCTVQTKHGQVSTDHVLFIAAGAFHQSKPSDLVPELQGRFPIRVELEALDKTQLARILTEPKHSLIEQYEALLKTEEVSLVFEDEGVREIASLAERMNLEMENIGARRLHTMVEQLLEDISFEAPERKGETFTVDGSFVKDRLEPLVKDSDVRRYLL, encoded by the coding sequence ATGTTCGTAGAAGACGGATCCACCTTGGTCCCTTCCGCAATAGTCAGCTACCTGGACCGCTACATAGTCGGTCAGGATAAAGCCAAAAGGGCGGTAGCCATCGCTCTTAGGAACCGTTTTCGTAGAAGGATGCTCGATCCCGAACTGGCCAAGGAAGTCGCCCCTAAAAACATACTCATGGTAGGGCCTACCGGAGTTGGAAAGACTGAGATCGCCAGGCGGCTGGCCGAATTGGTAAACGCGCCCTTCGTCAAGGTGGAGGCCACCAAGTTCACCGAGGTCGGATACGTTGGACGGGACGTAGAGTCCATGGTCCGAGACCTGGTGGAGACTGCCATCCAGATGGTCAAGAAGAGAATGCTTGAGGACGTTCAGACTCCCGCCATGGAAAAAGCCAGGGATAGGGTGGTCGACTTTCTGGTCCCCGGCAAGAAAAGTCGTTCCGGAGGCATGCCCACCTTCATGAGCGTCATCAAGGGAATGAGCGGAGAGGACGACTCACAGGAAGAGGAGCAGGAGACGCCCGAAGAAGACAGAATGCGTCAGTCCACCCGTTCCAAGCTTCTGGACCTGCTTGTCCAGGGGAAACTGGACGACCGTGAGGTCGAGATAGAGATCCAGGAATCTGCTCAGATGGGAATTCCCATAATGGGCGGAGCCGGAATGGACGAGATGGGCATAAACCTCGGCGAGATGCTGGGTGGCCTGATGCCCAAGAAAAAAAAGCGAAAGACGATGAAGGTAAAAGACGCCCTCAGAGTCCTCCAGAACGAGGAAGCGGAGAAACTCATAGACGTGGAGGCCGCTACCAGAATGGGGATGGAAAAAGCTCAGGAAGAGGGAATAATCTTCGTCGACGAGATAGACAAAATAGTCTCCAGAGGCAGCGGCGGAGGAGGTCACGACGTCAGTCGAGACGGAGTGCAGAGGGATCTGCTTCCCGTCGTGGAGGGATGCACCGTCCAGACGAAACACGGTCAGGTGTCCACCGATCACGTTCTCTTCATAGCTGCTGGGGCCTTTCATCAGAGCAAACCGTCCGATTTGGTGCCGGAGCTTCAGGGCCGCTTCCCAATAAGGGTGGAGCTGGAGGCTCTGGACAAAACACAGCTGGCCAGAATACTTACCGAACCCAAACATAGCCTCATAGAGCAATACGAAGCACTTCTGAAGACGGAAGAAGTCTCTCTCGTCTTCGAGGACGAGGGGGTCCGAGAGATCGCCTCTCTAGCCGAGAGGATGAACCTGGAGATGGAAAACATCGGAGCCAGACGACTTCACACAATGGTCGAACAGCTCCTGGAGGATATAAGTTTCGAGGCCCCCGAACGCAAGGGGGAGACTTTCACCGTAGATGGATCTTTCGTAAAAGATCGTCTGGAACCACTGGTGAAAGACAGCGACGTCAGACGTTATCTACTCTAA
- the hslV gene encoding ATP-dependent protease subunit HslV, with the protein MFEGTTILCVRQGDKVAMAGDGQMTLGNQIIKSNTVKVRRLHGGTVLAGFAGSTADAMTLLELFEKKLEEHGGNLMRAAVELGKQWRTDRMLRRLEAMMLVADRSHTILLSGAGDIIEPEHDAAAIGSGSAYALAAARAYMECSGWDADKIARRSLEIASSICIYTDDVISMEVL; encoded by the coding sequence ATGTTCGAAGGAACTACTATTCTCTGCGTCAGGCAGGGAGACAAGGTCGCCATGGCCGGAGATGGCCAGATGACCTTGGGAAACCAGATAATAAAATCCAACACGGTAAAGGTCCGTCGTCTTCACGGCGGAACAGTGCTGGCCGGCTTCGCCGGCTCCACCGCCGACGCCATGACATTGCTCGAACTTTTCGAGAAAAAACTCGAGGAACACGGAGGAAATCTCATGAGAGCCGCCGTCGAGCTGGGCAAACAGTGGCGTACTGACCGTATGCTTCGTCGCCTGGAGGCCATGATGTTGGTCGCAGACAGGTCCCACACAATACTTCTGTCCGGAGCCGGTGACATCATAGAGCCGGAGCACGACGCGGCTGCCATCGGATCCGGATCGGCCTACGCCCTCGCGGCTGCCAGGGCCTATATGGAATGCAGCGGCTGGGACGCAGATAAAATAGCCAGAAGATCCCTCGAGATAGCCTCGAGCATCTGCATTTATACCGATGACGTGATTTCCATGGAGGTGCTGTAA
- a CDS encoding tyrosine recombinase XerC codes for MSLQIYSAIDGFLDRMNTSGLSEHTITNYGVDLAQFAEFLETQGVSDVSDIATGEIRAFVRSLSGYGFAPASVGRKLSAIKSLMKYLFEERIIEKDPSGRVRGPRRSDRLPRAMSVEQVSRMIDCAYDDDEQGLRNGALIELLYGCGLRVAEVVSVRWEDVEIEERWLKVMGKGSKERAVPFGSMAQRALMGLKALSMPGDEYVFPGKKGGCLTVRTVHRVVVAAAAKAGVNGVTPHSLRHSFATHLLEGGASLRVVQELLGHEHLTTTQRYLRITAQHLKKSYESAHPRAGGDA; via the coding sequence ATGAGTCTTCAGATATATTCCGCTATAGACGGATTTCTAGATCGTATGAACACATCAGGTCTATCAGAGCATACGATTACAAATTACGGAGTCGATTTGGCGCAATTCGCTGAATTCCTGGAGACACAGGGCGTTTCGGACGTGTCCGACATAGCCACCGGAGAGATTAGGGCCTTCGTAAGGTCTCTTTCCGGCTACGGTTTCGCTCCTGCGTCGGTGGGACGAAAACTGTCCGCCATAAAAAGCCTTATGAAGTACCTGTTCGAGGAGAGAATCATAGAGAAGGACCCGTCCGGCAGGGTCAGAGGTCCTAGGAGATCCGATCGCCTTCCTCGGGCGATGTCGGTCGAACAGGTCTCCAGGATGATCGACTGTGCCTACGATGACGACGAACAGGGCTTGCGAAACGGCGCTCTGATAGAGCTGCTGTACGGATGCGGCCTCAGGGTGGCCGAGGTCGTCTCGGTTCGTTGGGAGGATGTGGAGATAGAGGAACGATGGCTGAAGGTCATGGGAAAGGGATCCAAGGAAAGAGCGGTTCCCTTTGGATCCATGGCTCAGAGGGCACTGATGGGGCTCAAGGCTCTGTCCATGCCGGGAGACGAATATGTCTTTCCAGGCAAAAAAGGAGGCTGCTTGACGGTCCGAACGGTCCACAGGGTAGTCGTGGCCGCCGCCGCCAAGGCCGGAGTGAACGGGGTTACCCCCCACTCTCTCAGACACAGCTTCGCCACCCATCTACTTGAGGGAGGAGCCTCCCTGAGGGTGGTACAGGAACTCCTGGGGCATGAGCATCTCACGACCACCCAGAGATACCTCAGGATAACCGCTCAGCATCTAAAGAAGAGCTATGAATCGGCCCATCCTAGGGCTGGAGGTGACGCTTAA
- the trmFO gene encoding methylenetetrahydrofolate--tRNA-(uracil(54)-C(5))-methyltransferase (FADH(2)-oxidizing) TrmFO produces MMPRRVTVVGAGLAGSEAAWQIAKRGVPVTLVEMRPQVPSPAHRTDLFAELVCSNSLGGDTETTPAGILKSELRALGSLIMKVADENSVPAGKALAVDRDGFAASVTDELLSHPLIQVERREVEEVPEGPAILATGPLTSEPLARSIGELAGEESLFFYDAVAPLVLSDTIDMTVAYRKDRYSEEEGGDYINCPMNEEQYRAFHKALLEAERAPRHDFESKIKYFEGCMPVEALAERGPDTLCFGPLRPVGLEHPVTGERFFAVVQLRQDNRDGSVYNIVGFQTNLKWGEQDRVFRLIPGLENVEFVRKGVMHRNIYVNAPKVLDGHLRFRGGAEDIYLAGQISGVEGYVESVAMGMVAALNLLSSNMELPLPEWPVETAIGALLNRLSDDTVKRFQPTNVNLGIFPSLGERIKLKPERCRRVALRARDRMDDFLSDTRWKKLWSEE; encoded by the coding sequence ATGATGCCCAGAAGAGTAACGGTCGTCGGTGCCGGCTTGGCCGGCTCCGAGGCGGCCTGGCAGATTGCGAAGAGGGGCGTACCTGTCACCCTCGTGGAAATGAGACCTCAGGTTCCATCTCCGGCCCATAGGACCGACCTCTTCGCCGAGCTGGTGTGCAGCAACTCCCTGGGAGGGGACACCGAAACGACCCCGGCAGGCATACTCAAATCCGAGCTTAGGGCCTTGGGCAGCCTGATCATGAAGGTCGCCGACGAAAACTCCGTTCCGGCTGGAAAGGCCCTTGCGGTCGACAGAGATGGCTTTGCCGCTTCTGTGACGGATGAGCTGCTGTCCCATCCACTAATACAGGTGGAACGACGGGAGGTCGAAGAAGTTCCGGAGGGCCCGGCGATATTGGCCACCGGTCCCCTCACCTCCGAGCCCTTGGCCAGATCCATAGGAGAGCTGGCGGGAGAAGAGTCCCTCTTCTTCTACGATGCGGTAGCGCCTCTGGTGCTGTCTGACACCATAGACATGACCGTAGCCTACAGAAAAGACAGATACTCCGAGGAAGAGGGCGGAGACTACATAAACTGTCCTATGAACGAGGAACAGTATCGTGCTTTTCACAAGGCCCTTCTGGAGGCGGAGAGAGCCCCCCGTCACGACTTCGAGAGCAAGATAAAGTACTTCGAGGGGTGTATGCCCGTAGAGGCTCTGGCGGAAAGGGGCCCCGATACCCTGTGTTTCGGCCCTCTCCGTCCGGTAGGACTGGAGCATCCCGTTACGGGAGAGCGTTTCTTTGCGGTGGTCCAGCTCAGGCAGGACAATAGAGACGGTTCGGTCTACAACATAGTCGGTTTCCAGACCAACCTTAAGTGGGGGGAGCAGGACAGAGTCTTCCGGCTCATCCCAGGGCTGGAAAACGTGGAGTTCGTCCGCAAGGGAGTCATGCATAGAAACATATATGTCAATGCTCCCAAGGTCCTGGACGGACATCTTCGTTTCAGAGGCGGTGCAGAGGATATCTATCTTGCAGGACAGATATCCGGGGTGGAGGGATACGTCGAGAGCGTGGCCATGGGCATGGTGGCGGCGCTTAACCTCCTGTCCTCCAACATGGAGCTGCCCCTCCCGGAATGGCCTGTGGAGACCGCCATAGGCGCCTTGCTGAATCGACTTTCCGACGACACTGTGAAGCGTTTTCAGCCTACCAACGTCAATTTGGGCATATTTCCCTCGCTGGGGGAGAGGATAAAGCTGAAGCCCGAGCGATGCCGTAGAGTAGCTCTCAGGGCCCGAGACCGTATGGACGATTTTCTTTCCGATACCAGGTGGAAAAAACTTTGGTCCGAGGAGTAG
- the topA gene encoding type I DNA topoisomerase produces the protein MAKAKKKTKSDTGTVLVVVESPTKAKTLTKMLGPGYTVKASVGHIMDLPKSRLAIDVDSNFQPEYILVKGKAKIKKELVSLASKSRKVLLASDPDREGEAIAWHLAGLMDIDPDSECRIRVHQITKDAVVQALDDPEPIDMAKVNAQQARRVLDRLVGYTLSPLLWKKIRYGLSAGRVQSVALTILCRREKEIETFEPQPYWIVEVDGSSEDGRSYHLKVEKKDGKTLMVKGRPMKIDSAEKAQEIVDTVKREGITVTSFTTREGRRKAPAPLKTSTLQQEAARRLGFSPRRAMRVAQSLFEGINIHGRGLTGLITYMRTDSLRLAPEAIGSIRDLISKGWGKNYLPEKANVFSSKGRSQDAHEAIRPTDISLKPEDIKSELTPEQYRLYDLIWRRTVACQMTPAKIDNSTVEAASGPYGLRQKGAVVRFEGWGAVWPIETKDDIVSPAVEGETLSVDRMDQERKETKPPARFTEASLIKTLEDEGVGRPSTYASIVETLYDRAYVEKDDEKHLVPTALGRSVDGFLLDHFDGDSVSPIVNTGFTATMEESLDLVEENERDWVEVVSQFWEPFTRAIAEAEKAPKVPPPPPEFIGEDCPECGKPLVKKRGRFGEFIACSGYPECKYTRPILKKIGVPCPKCGSDKGGEVVQRKSKKGRIFYGCSRYPDCDFVSWNKPAAEKCPECGGLMEYKGRSRTPVCTQCGHKGVE, from the coding sequence ATGGCTAAAGCGAAGAAAAAAACTAAAAGCGATACCGGAACGGTACTGGTGGTGGTAGAGTCTCCCACGAAGGCGAAAACCCTCACTAAAATGTTAGGTCCGGGCTACACCGTCAAGGCCAGCGTGGGGCACATAATGGACCTTCCTAAAAGCCGCCTGGCCATAGATGTGGACTCCAACTTTCAGCCGGAATACATATTGGTCAAGGGAAAGGCCAAGATCAAGAAGGAGCTGGTCTCCCTGGCCTCCAAGAGCCGCAAGGTTCTTCTGGCCTCCGACCCCGATAGAGAGGGAGAGGCCATAGCCTGGCACCTGGCCGGTCTGATGGACATAGATCCCGACTCGGAATGTCGCATAAGGGTCCACCAGATAACGAAGGATGCGGTGGTTCAGGCCCTGGACGATCCGGAGCCTATCGACATGGCCAAGGTCAACGCCCAGCAGGCCAGAAGAGTACTGGACCGTCTGGTGGGGTATACCCTCAGCCCGCTGCTATGGAAGAAGATAAGATACGGCCTTTCCGCCGGAAGGGTGCAATCCGTGGCCTTGACCATACTTTGCCGTAGAGAGAAAGAGATAGAGACCTTCGAGCCTCAGCCCTACTGGATAGTGGAGGTCGACGGAAGCTCGGAGGACGGCCGTAGCTACCATCTGAAAGTAGAGAAAAAAGACGGAAAGACCCTCATGGTCAAGGGTCGTCCCATGAAAATAGACAGTGCCGAAAAAGCCCAGGAAATAGTCGACACGGTAAAGAGAGAGGGCATAACAGTCACCTCCTTTACCACCAGAGAGGGACGCAGAAAGGCCCCCGCTCCCTTGAAGACCAGCACGCTGCAGCAGGAAGCCGCGAGGAGACTCGGTTTTTCCCCTCGTCGGGCCATGAGGGTGGCCCAGTCTCTGTTCGAGGGCATAAACATACACGGCAGAGGACTTACAGGTCTCATAACCTACATGAGAACCGACAGTCTTAGACTGGCTCCCGAGGCCATCGGCTCCATAAGGGACCTGATCTCCAAGGGATGGGGTAAAAACTACCTTCCGGAAAAGGCAAACGTTTTTTCCTCCAAGGGGAGGTCTCAGGACGCTCACGAGGCCATCCGTCCCACCGACATATCCCTGAAGCCGGAGGATATAAAATCGGAGCTTACCCCGGAGCAGTATCGTCTCTACGACCTCATATGGCGTCGAACCGTGGCCTGTCAGATGACTCCTGCCAAGATAGATAACTCTACGGTCGAGGCCGCCTCGGGACCCTACGGTCTCAGACAGAAGGGAGCGGTCGTTCGTTTCGAGGGGTGGGGTGCCGTCTGGCCCATAGAGACCAAGGACGACATAGTGTCTCCCGCCGTCGAAGGCGAGACCCTCTCGGTCGACCGAATGGACCAGGAGAGAAAAGAGACAAAGCCCCCCGCACGTTTCACCGAGGCAAGCCTCATAAAGACCCTGGAAGACGAGGGTGTCGGAAGGCCATCCACCTACGCATCCATAGTCGAAACCCTGTACGACAGAGCCTACGTCGAGAAAGACGACGAAAAGCACCTGGTCCCCACCGCTCTGGGACGATCGGTGGACGGTTTTCTCCTCGATCATTTTGACGGTGACAGCGTATCGCCTATAGTCAACACCGGGTTCACCGCCACCATGGAGGAATCTCTGGACCTGGTGGAGGAAAACGAGAGAGACTGGGTAGAAGTCGTATCCCAGTTCTGGGAACCCTTTACGAGGGCCATAGCCGAGGCGGAAAAGGCCCCAAAGGTTCCGCCGCCTCCGCCAGAATTCATCGGCGAGGACTGCCCCGAATGCGGCAAACCTCTGGTGAAGAAAAGAGGACGTTTCGGCGAATTCATAGCCTGCAGCGGCTATCCGGAATGCAAATACACCAGGCCTATCCTGAAGAAAATCGGGGTTCCCTGTCCTAAATGCGGCTCCGACAAGGGCGGAGAGGTTGTCCAGAGAAAGAGCAAGAAGGGAAGGATCTTCTACGGTTGCTCCAGATACCCCGACTGCGATTTCGTCTCCTGGAACAAGCCAGCCGCCGAGAAATGTCCCGAATGCGGGGGACTTATGGAATACAAGGGCAGATCCCGTACCCCCGTATGCACCCAATGCGGCCATAAGGGGGTCGAATGA